One region of Sylvia atricapilla isolate bSylAtr1 chromosome Z, bSylAtr1.pri, whole genome shotgun sequence genomic DNA includes:
- the ISCA1 gene encoding iron-sulfur cluster assembly 1 homolog, mitochondrial: protein MASSVVRATVRAVSKRRIQATRAALTLTPSAVQKIKELLKDKPDHVGVKVGVRTRGCNGLSYTLEYTKSKGDSDEEVVQDGVRVFIEKKAQLTLLGTEMDYVEDKLSSEFVFNNPNIKGTCGCGESFNI, encoded by the exons ATGGCCTCGTCCGTGGTGCGCGCCACGGTGCGCGCCGTCAGCAAGCGCAGGATCCAGGCGACCCGCGCCGCGCTCACGCTG accCCTTCTGCTGTCCAGAAGATAAAAGAGCTCCTGAAAGACAAACCTGACCAT gtagGTGTGAAAGTAGGTGTTCGTACAAGGGGATGCAATGGACTTTCTTACACATTAGAATATACAAAATCTAAAGGAGACTCTGATGAAGAAGTAGTTCAAGATG GGGTTAGAGTGTTTATTGAAAAGAAGGCACAGCTGACGCTTCTAGGAACCGAAATGGACTATGTAGAGGACAAACTGTCCAGTGAATTTGTCTTCAATAATCCAAACATCAAAGGAACATGTGGCTGTGGAGAAAGCTTTAACATCTGA